CATCCAACAAACAGTTTTGGGCGTAAATTTATTTCATTATTCAGCAATTCTCCAGGCATTCGCTACTGAGACTAAACGCCTTGCCAAAGAACTCCATAGAATCTTTATGTCCCCTTGGCAACCTCCCCGGCGTTCTGTAGTGGAAGAAGTGAACAAGGTAACTCAATATGGTGCTTGGGTGCTGGTGCACGGTTATGCTGTCAATCACTTTACAGGCTACGTTAATCGTCAGAATACCCCAAAATACCCAGATATTGAGACTACTGCTCGTGGTTTAGCTAACTTGGGTGTGCCAATGAAAGCTGAGATTGAGGGAGACATTGCTAGTGGTTTGCGGCAAACGGCAACTCAAGCAGTTACTGAAGTTGTCACAGTCTTAGAAGATAATGTAGATGTGGAAATTCAACTTCCTTGGACTTATGCCTACTATGAAATTGCCCAGCGCTATATGGTAGAAGTGGAACCAGATCAGCAAGTGCTGTTTGATGGTTTTCTTGGAAGGAATGCCCAGCAGTTATTTGAAATGACGCGGTTGAATATAAATAAGAATAATGTAGAGACGTAGCCCTTCGGGTTCGCCAGTCGCCTGGCTGTCGGGAAACCCTCCCGCAGCGGTGGACTCACATGCTACGTCTCTACATCTGGTGTGTATTGCACCCAACATCAGAAACGCTATATTGGATAGGCGGTGAGAGAACTATAGTTAACGTCACTAAGCGGGAGACAATTGTTTGACTTTTTCTTCCATTGATTCCATCAGTGATTGGTAGGGCTGAATGAATTTGTCAATCCCTTCATCTAAGACAAGATCCATCACTTCATCCAGATTAATCTTGATATCTGGGTCTTTAAGACTGTCAATCAACTGATATGCTTCTTTTACCCCACTCTCAAGCCGATTAGCAACGTCACAGTGATCTGCGCAGGCTTCTATTGTTGCTGGGGGTAGAGTATTAACGGTATCTGAACCTATTAACTCGTTAACGTACATCACATCGCTGTAGGTGGGATCTTTCGTACTGGTAGAAGCCCACAATAGTCGCTGTACGTTCGCTCCTTTGTCTGCTAAAGCTTTCCAACGCTCACTCTGGATAATTTCTTTGTATTTTTGGTAAGCAATTTTAGCGTTAGCAATTGCAACTTTGCCTTTAAGGGCAACTAAGCGAGCTTCTATTGCTAAATCTTCAGTGCCAATTGTCTTAATTCTTTCCTCAACGATTTGGTCAACTTTAATGTCAATTCGACTGAGGAAGAAACTAGCAACAGAGGCTATTTTGCTAATATCTTGACCCTTATTTACTCTTGCTTCCAAACCTCGAATGTATGCCCAAGCCGCCTCTTCATAGCTTTTAATCGAGAACAGTAGGGTAACGTTGACATTAATTCCGTCGCTAATCACCTGCTCTACTGCTGGTGAGCCGCTGAGAGTACCGGGAATTTTTATCATGACATTTTCCCGCCCAATTTCGCGATAATATCGCTGCGCTTCATCAATCGTAGCTTTTGTATCGTGGGCAATAGTTGGAGGAACTTCGATGCTGACGTAGCCATCCAAGCCTCCAGACTCTTCGTAGATAGGGCGGAAAATATCACAGGCATTGCGGATATCTTCAAAGATTAGGGATTCGTAAATTTTCTCAACAGGTAAACCTGCTTGAATTCCTGCTTCGATATCAGCATCATAGAGCACATTTCCGGCAATCGCTTTTTCAAAAATCGCAGGATTAGAAGTAATCCCACGGATACCCCGACTCGAAATCATGCCTTGAAGTTCACCAGACTGAATTAAGTCCCGAGTCAAATTATCCATCCAGATACTTTGACCGTAATCTTTTATTGTTAACAGCGGGTTGCTTGCCATTTTTACCACCAAATTCGATTTCCGTTCTCATCAACTCGTGCTTGTCGAATCACATCAGAGATTTGCTTAGCATCTTTTACATGGTGAAGTGCTTTTTTTTCACCATTTGGGTATTCCACAATAAAGTAGGTAGGAACCTTAATCCAGTCTCCTGTAATATCCGGTGAATCTACAGCAATTTGCTTTGCTTTTTCTTGAACGCTTTGCGGCTTATCAGCAATCACATCTCCGGGATTTACTGTTAAATTCTGTTCCTTGACTGATGGTTCTCCTTTCGTATGTTTACCTATACTTACTGGCTGGTCTATTTCTGATTTTTGTTGAGTTTTCATAGCTTGAAATAAGTTGAAAACGGTCTTACTCTTCTTAAATCAAGCCTAAAAAAACAAACACATTAACTCCTCTTTCAAGAGAGATACTTTAAAACTGACAATAATATCTTCAGGGATATATTTTGGCTATATATAGGACTCCTATTTGATTTCTAAGAAATGAACCGCACCAGAACGCAGAGCAGCCAGCCCTATGCGGTGAATCCAGCGCTATGCAGGAGATACCCGAAGGGGGGTTTCCCCAAAGTCTGTCGGGGGAAGCAACCCAAGCGACGAGCTTTGACCGTTGAGGCGTCTGGCGTGTCACAGAGTAAGAAAATCAGAGAATCTCATAACTGAGCGGATTGCTATAGCAGTCCTATTTCATTTGTGTGAAAGTGCCTGCGCTTTGCGCTAGAAAACAAAGTACATTTGTACATTCTTCTTAAGCGTTAAGCGTTCCCAATCTCAACGAGTAACTTCACAACTCGTTTATAATTGCTGTATAGTATGTTTTTTACTGATTTCATATTTTTTATTTCAAAAAATACTTTCTCTTCATCAAAAATAACTATTTTTAATATTATGAAATATTTTCTGTTTTTAGCTAAAATGTGTAGTAAACAGATGGAAGTCCAATATACAAACAATTATGAGCAAGATTTTTCGATGATTTATCATGATAAACCTTGCTTATAATGATTGCTAAGATGAAAGAAAATTAAGAGTCTTTATAATTTTCATCCATCCAACAGCGTGGCAGGCTCTCACCAGAAGGAAAAAGTAATTGTTCTTTTTTATAATCTTCTGGATCTTGTTCTTCTTCTCCTGCTTGAAGTTGCCCAGAGACAGTAGGTTTCAATGGGCTAATCAGTGTTTCTAAGTCGTGTATTTCTACTAAATGACCAGTCTGCTTGTCTTGAAGAAGCATGGCGAAAATGGTTTGAATTACAAATTAGTTGGCTAGACAGCTTCTAACAATAGCCTATTGTTTTACGTGTTTCACTCACCCTAAGATAGAAATGAACACGCTACGTGCGATGCTCTTTTAGGAACCGCCAAGGGCGATGTGCCAGCAGGGCACCGCTACGCGATCGCCTCTAAAAAGATAGTTTAAAAATATGGAAATATGGTATTCTTCGTGAATAACTGTCAGTGGAAAAATTAACAATATTGTTCTGCTACGTCAGAGGTATATCAAAAGGGGGAACGTCTTGTCCACATATGATCAACTCAGTCTTCTGGTAGAACGTTTGCAAAACTTACTCTATTGTCGTAAATAATATTTAAAATAATTGTGAGGATTGCTAATCTAAAATCCTATTAGAGACGCGAAGAAACAGCATTTACTAAAATTAGGGTGGAGAAGAAATATGACTAACATAGTACACTCGAAACGCAAAAAAGCTTCCTTTCCGGTTGCAATATTTCTTTCAGCTTTGCTAACACTCCCACTGCTTACTAGCTGTGGAGGAGGTTCAAAAACTGCAGCACCGCCACCTGTTGACAATACTGTTGGTAGAACAGTGAATAATCCAGAGCCAGCAAACCAAACCAAACCGAAAAAGGGATTAAATACAGGGCAGAAAGTAGCAATTACATTAGCTGGTGCAGCTGCTTTATACTACCTCTACAACAGACATAAGAATAACGAAAAAGAGGGAGCGCAAGGTAAGTACTACCTTTCAAAGAATGGACGTGTTTACTTCCGGGATGCGCAAGGCCGTCCTCAGTGGGTAACTCCACCTCCTGGAGGAATTAAAGCTGAAGTTACGGAGTCTGAAGCGCAACAGTATCAGGATTTCCAAGGCTATAACGGGCGTAGTACAGGTCGTACTCTTAGGGACATAGCCCCTGCAAACGCTCCATACTAAATATAGTGCCTCCAGTGTTGAGTGCAATACATCCTTTCATGATCTAAAATGCGGTGTGGCTGTGCCTTCCGCATTATTCGTATCTCCACCCCGCCCATGGAGATGGACTTTGTGCTCACTGTAAGCTGTACTCCCTATTAAGGGTAAGAAGAAAAACACATCGCCGGAACAGATGCGATCTGCCGAACGCTCATGCTGAGCGCTTTGCGCTTAGGCAGCAGCGTTTGCGCAGCGCCAAAGTCTGCCGGGGGGATACTCCCCCCGGCGAGCTTTGCCCCTTAGGGGCTAGCTATCGCTTTGAGCAGAATCGGAACCTTTAACCACGGAAGTTCAAGAAGTTGCAGAAAAATTTGTGATGACTAATTGTTATGAC
This portion of the Brasilonema sennae CENA114 genome encodes:
- a CDS encoding DUF1338 domain-containing protein, encoding MNPEIARHLWKLLWQDYSIRVSYARIYAQMITDAGGTVANDHIAFRSLRMEVDSPQGKVNLGIDYLGQFAEALGYEAAGEYSFPETHLYARHYRHPQQEEFDLPKLFISELIVDELPEETVQLIQQTVLGVNLFHYSAILQAFATETKRLAKELHRIFMSPWQPPRRSVVEEVNKVTQYGAWVLVHGYAVNHFTGYVNRQNTPKYPDIETTARGLANLGVPMKAEIEGDIASGLRQTATQAVTEVVTVLEDNVDVEIQLPWTYAYYEIAQRYMVEVEPDQQVLFDGFLGRNAQQLFEMTRLNINKNNVET
- the tal gene encoding transaldolase, with the translated sequence MASNPLLTIKDYGQSIWMDNLTRDLIQSGELQGMISSRGIRGITSNPAIFEKAIAGNVLYDADIEAGIQAGLPVEKIYESLIFEDIRNACDIFRPIYEESGGLDGYVSIEVPPTIAHDTKATIDEAQRYYREIGRENVMIKIPGTLSGSPAVEQVISDGINVNVTLLFSIKSYEEAAWAYIRGLEARVNKGQDISKIASVASFFLSRIDIKVDQIVEERIKTIGTEDLAIEARLVALKGKVAIANAKIAYQKYKEIIQSERWKALADKGANVQRLLWASTSTKDPTYSDVMYVNELIGSDTVNTLPPATIEACADHCDVANRLESGVKEAYQLIDSLKDPDIKINLDEVMDLVLDEGIDKFIQPYQSLMESMEEKVKQLSPA
- a CDS encoding acetyltransferase gives rise to the protein MLLQDKQTGHLVEIHDLETLISPLKPTVSGQLQAGEEEQDPEDYKKEQLLFPSGESLPRCWMDENYKDS